A genomic region of Desulfosarcina ovata subsp. ovata contains the following coding sequences:
- a CDS encoding acyl-CoA thioesterase has translation MHKTEMRVQWYDCDRENILYFGNFFRYVTTAEEEYIRSIGLTHDILKEKYNIGFVRVKAECIYKMPVLYGDLIEIHLRSKIENSTFLTYSFKFYRKNEQVLLAEGIVKTACTILGNNFKLTKIPSEIAVKFMGDIITNQ, from the coding sequence ATGCACAAAACAGAAATGCGGGTTCAATGGTATGATTGCGATCGTGAAAACATACTTTATTTTGGTAACTTTTTCAGATATGTCACTACGGCTGAGGAAGAATACATTCGATCCATAGGCTTAACTCACGACATTCTAAAAGAAAAATACAATATTGGTTTTGTTAGGGTTAAAGCGGAATGTATTTATAAGATGCCTGTTCTATATGGAGATTTGATTGAAATTCATTTAAGATCCAAAATTGAGAATTCTACTTTTTTGACTTATAGTTTTAAGTTTTATCGGAAAAACGAACAAGTGCTTTTAGCCGAAGGAATAGTAAAAACAGCTTGTACGATATTAGGAAATAACTTCAAACTTACAAAAATACCTAGTGAGATAGCGGTAAAATTTATGGGTGATATTATCACAAACCAGTAG
- a CDS encoding methyl-accepting chemotaxis protein — translation MVVSIQNLKIKTKFLVLGGIALTMSLVSIFGMLEIAKTTHLQKLERDHIEDAIYLEWKTSACFRSLNDHPGERDANTATYVTKESDIVGEMGMIQLVLEIKKAPIAVYDAVNSMEIILFKLLGFGETFEVLDKDLKDAENAEKILRQYVNNEITDRQLIKRFSAEVDKIKDNSARFSNTMQSIAGFIKRIMLFLTTVTAFAMLGSMFLVAKMITTPILKITDTAKQLSEGDLTKRTDIKTKDELGELSSSFDIMVANTKKVIEGILSKSGILNDSSGSLSSLSEHMTKSSADSSGKANSVAAAAEEMSANMNSVSAATEQASTNVTMVATAMEEMSATINEIAQNTEKASGITGKAVTQAQSTSDKVNELGQAANQIGKVTETITEISEQTNLLALNATIEAARAGEAGKGFAVVANEIKELAKQTAEATQEIKNRIEGIQGTTAGTVTEIEHISRVISEINEIVVTIATAVEEQSVTGKDIAENVAQASQGIQEATENVAQSSTVSGEIAGDISEVNQTAGEISNSSSQVNMSAQELMNLSAELKEMVSQFKV, via the coding sequence GTGGTTGTAAGTATTCAGAACCTTAAAATCAAAACAAAGTTTTTGGTTCTTGGCGGAATCGCCCTGACAATGTCCCTTGTTTCGATCTTCGGCATGCTGGAGATTGCCAAAACAACGCATCTTCAAAAGCTTGAGCGGGATCATATCGAGGACGCAATTTATCTTGAATGGAAAACCTCGGCATGTTTCAGGTCGTTAAATGACCATCCGGGCGAAAGGGACGCAAATACGGCAACATATGTTACCAAAGAATCTGATATCGTAGGTGAAATGGGGATGATTCAGTTAGTCCTTGAGATTAAAAAGGCGCCTATTGCAGTTTATGATGCTGTAAATTCAATGGAAATTATACTTTTTAAACTTCTGGGTTTCGGGGAAACCTTCGAGGTATTGGACAAGGATTTAAAAGACGCTGAGAACGCTGAGAAAATATTGAGGCAATACGTAAATAACGAGATAACCGACCGGCAACTCATCAAACGCTTTTCAGCCGAAGTTGATAAAATAAAAGACAACAGCGCCAGGTTTTCCAATACTATGCAGAGCATCGCCGGCTTTATAAAACGGATAATGCTTTTCCTCACAACGGTTACCGCTTTCGCCATGCTTGGCTCGATGTTTCTGGTTGCGAAAATGATTACCACGCCGATCCTGAAGATAACGGATACGGCAAAGCAACTATCCGAAGGCGATTTGACCAAAAGAACGGATATAAAAACAAAAGATGAGCTTGGAGAGTTGTCGTCATCCTTTGATATCATGGTGGCAAACACAAAAAAGGTGATCGAGGGTATTCTATCAAAATCCGGGATCCTGAATGATTCGTCCGGGTCTCTTTCGTCTCTTTCCGAACATATGACAAAAAGTTCCGCAGATAGCTCCGGCAAGGCGAACTCTGTTGCGGCGGCTGCCGAAGAGATGAGCGCCAACATGAACTCGGTGTCTGCGGCAACCGAGCAGGCTTCAACCAATGTTACCATGGTTGCAACAGCCATGGAAGAGATGTCTGCCACCATCAACGAGATCGCTCAAAACACCGAAAAAGCCAGCGGCATAACCGGCAAGGCCGTCACACAGGCCCAGAGTACGTCCGATAAAGTTAATGAGCTTGGACAGGCTGCCAATCAAATCGGCAAGGTAACGGAGACCATTACCGAAATCTCCGAGCAGACCAATCTGCTGGCCTTAAATGCAACCATTGAGGCGGCACGTGCCGGAGAGGCCGGCAAAGGCTTTGCGGTGGTGGCGAATGAGATTAAAGAACTCGCCAAACAGACAGCCGAAGCCACCCAGGAAATCAAAAACCGGATCGAAGGCATCCAGGGCACAACCGCCGGTACGGTGACGGAGATCGAACATATATCCAGAGTCATCAGCGAGATCAACGAGATCGTTGTCACCATCGCAACGGCGGTTGAAGAGCAGTCCGTGACAGGCAAGGATATTGCGGAAAACGTGGCCCAGGCCTCCCAGGGAATACAGGAAGCTACCGAGAATGTCGCCCAGAGTTCAACCGTCTCCGGAGAGATCGCCGGTGATATATCGGAGGTCAACCAGACGGCAGGCGAGATATCGAACAGCAGTTCCCAGGTGAATATGAGCGCGCAGGAGTTAATGAACCTTTCAGCCGAGTTGAAAGAGATGGTGAGTCAATTTAAGGTGTAG
- a CDS encoding pyruvate formate lyase family protein: MGSLMVLNEIKSELCLTAPDLPLGKALWDKKLEEEPGSTPRTKHLYKRCRWAHTAGGVYIREALKTSLERAQLYTDAHKANAGELPVTIRARCLEHYLKNCSMYIQDDEIIVGGHNARPDTLELYPEGGEANVFDYLEDDSITPEELYDDGEKIVEYWKQWSLSSRCERYLDQESLDALNSGVLGEPPVWKHFYTSTCPPYQSVLEDGLEKRIKWCEDNIKDVRAKLTQYPWTGDENVKLFSKIDMWEAMIIVAKAVIGWARRYSRLARIIAENFDLKDSVVGAEQRKKELLEISEICYRVPAKPASGFKDAMQSKWFCFEVGQNIERYCSGYSHLEDDLMWPYYKMSVIDKTGQPMAREEAIELLECERLKICERGVTKGRWMRAIHPGINDLHIVTIGGLDENGNDLCNDLTDAILEASLNIHTNEPSIAFRYSPKINEKTRRLVYECVAQGFGFPSIKHDEKNTKQSIESQGWPPEVASRWALVLCMAPGVTGRRSTQHSRNEGGGGVDGPAMSTLALSDGFDPWFSQKQVGAHTGDASKFTWEDLKRAVETQIKHASQIETLNKEITSYAEGKWLESPFIAVMDDWCVEEGVGSFERHNKPYTNTWTSFYPGINCVPDDLTAIKYWVFDKQKYTMGQLLEALKANWEGFDEMRKDFVNAPKFGNDDDYADDIAKWVFEKSVELWKQHKMVGWKGGISLISQSVSSFATLGTLIGAQPFGRRHGESLHDGGVSPYMGMDKKGPTAVLKSVAKLPHSAMKGNQLNQRLPVGLMRESEKGFDVWTAYMKTWHDLGIDHVQFNVVNTEDMLAAQKEPEDWDHLIVRIAGYSARFTSLTQMCQDSVIGRTEQGF; this comes from the coding sequence ATGGGAAGCTTAATGGTACTTAATGAAATTAAAAGTGAATTGTGCTTGACTGCTCCTGATTTACCCTTGGGAAAAGCGTTGTGGGATAAAAAGCTTGAGGAAGAACCTGGTAGCACCCCGCGTACAAAGCACCTTTACAAACGTTGCCGCTGGGCACATACCGCCGGGGGAGTGTATATTCGGGAGGCATTAAAGACTTCTCTCGAAAGAGCTCAATTGTATACCGATGCGCATAAAGCCAATGCGGGAGAACTTCCCGTAACTATCAGGGCAAGGTGCCTTGAGCATTACTTGAAGAACTGTAGTATGTATATCCAGGACGATGAAATAATAGTCGGTGGCCACAATGCACGACCGGACACCCTGGAACTGTACCCAGAAGGTGGCGAGGCAAATGTTTTCGATTATCTAGAAGATGATTCTATCACGCCGGAGGAATTATACGATGATGGGGAAAAAATAGTAGAGTACTGGAAACAGTGGTCACTTTCATCCAGATGCGAGAGGTATCTTGATCAAGAATCATTGGATGCACTTAACTCGGGTGTGCTTGGGGAGCCTCCGGTATGGAAGCATTTCTATACCAGCACTTGTCCGCCTTACCAGAGTGTGCTTGAGGACGGACTAGAGAAGAGGATTAAATGGTGCGAGGACAATATTAAAGATGTCCGGGCCAAATTGACCCAATACCCGTGGACAGGCGACGAAAATGTAAAGCTTTTTTCGAAAATTGATATGTGGGAAGCAATGATTATCGTCGCTAAAGCGGTTATTGGCTGGGCTAGAAGATATAGCCGGCTGGCCAGGATCATAGCGGAAAACTTCGACCTGAAAGACAGTGTGGTAGGCGCTGAGCAGAGGAAAAAGGAGCTTCTGGAAATCTCTGAAATTTGCTACCGGGTGCCCGCCAAACCGGCTAGCGGCTTTAAAGATGCCATGCAGTCAAAGTGGTTCTGCTTCGAGGTGGGCCAGAATATCGAGCGGTACTGTTCCGGCTACTCTCACCTCGAAGACGATCTGATGTGGCCTTACTACAAGATGAGCGTTATCGACAAGACCGGCCAGCCGATGGCCCGGGAAGAGGCAATCGAGCTTCTCGAGTGTGAGCGCCTCAAGATTTGTGAGCGTGGTGTGACAAAGGGAAGGTGGATGCGGGCCATTCACCCCGGGATCAATGATCTCCATATCGTTACCATAGGGGGGCTGGATGAAAACGGCAATGATTTGTGCAACGATCTAACTGACGCCATCCTAGAGGCAAGCCTGAACATCCATACCAACGAGCCCTCCATAGCCTTCAGGTACTCCCCGAAGATTAACGAGAAGACGAGGCGGCTTGTCTATGAATGTGTCGCCCAAGGTTTTGGCTTCCCCTCAATAAAGCATGACGAGAAAAATACAAAGCAGAGTATTGAATCCCAGGGCTGGCCGCCCGAGGTGGCATCACGTTGGGCACTGGTCCTCTGCATGGCGCCTGGGGTTACCGGAAGAAGGTCGACACAACACTCGAGAAATGAAGGGGGCGGCGGCGTAGACGGCCCGGCGATGAGTACGTTGGCGTTGAGTGATGGTTTTGATCCCTGGTTTAGCCAAAAGCAGGTGGGTGCCCATACCGGGGATGCCTCTAAATTCACCTGGGAGGATCTAAAAAGAGCAGTTGAGACACAGATAAAGCATGCCTCACAGATTGAGACGCTGAACAAGGAGATCACCAGCTATGCAGAGGGAAAGTGGCTGGAGAGCCCTTTTATAGCGGTGATGGATGACTGGTGCGTCGAAGAAGGTGTGGGATCTTTTGAGCGTCATAACAAACCTTACACCAACACCTGGACCAGTTTTTATCCTGGGATAAACTGTGTGCCCGATGACCTTACCGCTATTAAATACTGGGTGTTTGATAAGCAAAAATACACGATGGGGCAACTCCTCGAAGCGCTCAAGGCAAACTGGGAGGGTTTTGATGAGATGAGGAAAGACTTCGTCAATGCGCCTAAATTTGGTAATGATGACGATTACGCCGACGATATAGCTAAATGGGTTTTCGAAAAATCAGTTGAACTCTGGAAGCAACATAAAATGGTGGGTTGGAAAGGCGGTATTTCTCTGATCTCGCAATCGGTGTCCTCCTTCGCCACACTTGGCACCCTCATAGGCGCACAACCATTCGGTCGTCGTCATGGTGAGTCCCTGCACGATGGCGGCGTCTCGCCATACATGGGGATGGATAAAAAAGGTCCGACGGCGGTGCTGAAAAGCGTGGCAAAACTGCCCCACAGCGCGATGAAGGGCAATCAACTCAATCAGCGTTTACCGGTGGGCCTGATGAGGGAGTCCGAGAAGGGATTTGATGTCTGGACTGCCTACATGAAAACCTGGCATGACTTGGGTATCGACCACGTTCAATTTAATGTCGTGAATACCGAGGACATGCTTGCCGCCCAAAAAGAGCCGGAGGATTGGGATCATTTGATCGTGAGGATAGCCGGCTACAGCGCCAGATTTACCTCCTTGACCCAGATGTGCCAGGACTCGGTCATCGGGCGAACGGAACAAGGCTTTTAG
- a CDS encoding DDE-type integrase/transposase/recombinase, whose protein sequence is MTQEKDETVAVFRFGVIHEFVGTTNLTRSEKRRLLREKCERKWVIPYSSRTRISENTIYRWIRRYQKSNGRIESLYPGKRGDQGKSRNLDEETVNIVLATRQSQMATPVPMLLESLKRQTIVPASFGLSTLYRLFHRHGLMDQSPKPEDRRKYEAELVNDIWQSDVMHGPKVVVDRKMRKSYLIAFIDDHSRLIVYGGFYLSENLASFMDAFEKALSKRGLPRKLYVDNGAAYRSRKLEFTCASLAIALIHARPYKPQGKGKIERFFKTVRGGFLPAADLSSLERLNQSFSHWLDTVYHQRIHSATGMTPFDRFSKNLACIRTAPKNLKDHFRTAVYRTVAKDRTVTLNGNLFEAPVALIGKRALILYHENEPKTAEVFFNRKSHGLLVPVDLHVNCRVKRDKNINTQLEPAHKTDYQGGGLWK, encoded by the coding sequence ATGACACAAGAAAAGGATGAGACCGTCGCTGTTTTCCGGTTTGGGGTGATTCACGAGTTTGTCGGCACGACGAACCTGACCAGAAGCGAGAAACGGCGACTGTTGAGGGAGAAGTGCGAGCGCAAATGGGTCATTCCCTATTCCAGCCGAACACGGATCAGCGAAAATACGATTTATCGCTGGATTCGGCGTTACCAAAAAAGCAACGGCCGTATCGAATCGCTGTATCCCGGGAAAAGAGGCGATCAGGGCAAATCCCGAAACTTGGACGAGGAAACAGTCAACATCGTCCTTGCCACTAGACAAAGCCAGATGGCAACGCCGGTCCCGATGCTTTTGGAAAGTCTCAAACGCCAGACAATTGTTCCTGCAAGCTTTGGCCTTTCCACCCTCTATCGGCTGTTTCACCGACACGGGTTGATGGATCAATCCCCCAAACCGGAGGATCGAAGAAAGTATGAAGCCGAGTTGGTCAACGACATCTGGCAAAGCGATGTGATGCACGGACCCAAGGTGGTGGTCGATCGGAAAATGCGAAAAAGCTATTTGATCGCTTTTATCGACGATCATTCCCGATTGATCGTTTACGGCGGGTTCTACCTGTCGGAGAATCTGGCCAGTTTCATGGATGCTTTCGAAAAAGCACTTTCCAAACGAGGATTGCCGAGAAAACTGTACGTGGACAACGGCGCTGCCTATCGCAGCCGCAAACTTGAATTTACCTGTGCATCACTGGCCATCGCCCTCATTCATGCAAGGCCGTACAAGCCCCAAGGGAAGGGCAAAATTGAGAGATTTTTCAAAACCGTTCGCGGTGGATTTTTGCCTGCCGCGGATCTTTCCTCCCTGGAACGACTGAACCAGTCGTTTAGCCATTGGCTGGATACAGTCTATCACCAACGCATTCACAGCGCCACCGGCATGACGCCCTTTGACCGGTTCAGCAAAAACCTTGCCTGCATCCGAACGGCACCGAAGAACCTGAAAGACCACTTCCGCACCGCCGTATACCGAACCGTTGCAAAGGATCGAACCGTCACACTCAACGGCAACCTGTTTGAAGCTCCGGTGGCGCTGATCGGCAAACGGGCGCTGATTTTGTACCATGAAAACGAACCGAAAACGGCTGAGGTGTTTTTCAATCGGAAGTCCCACGGATTGTTGGTTCCCGTGGATCTGCATGTCAACTGCCGGGTAAAGCGGGACAAGAACATCAATACCCAACTCGAACCGGCCCACAAGACGGATTATCAGGGAGGCGGTCTATGGAAATGA
- a CDS encoding ExeA family protein: MEMNTPYLPFFGFEKEPFTADIAVTDILETDQLAAAKNRFDYSLGLGAIYLITGEIGSGKSTAIRYLVNGLHPSEYKLVYVTATSGSILELYRLIMGELGMKPAGTSRAAMTDRIKREVLELIHGKKQNVVLVIDEASLLRLEVFVELHTLCQFEMDSKPYLPMVLAGQTHLIDNLRYPGCLPLASRVVAKSHFIGSKKEQMQTYLQHHLTIAGIDRMLFEGNAITAIHQGSGGIFRKANHLARGALVAAAMGHEKTVNAEHVRLAASEIF; this comes from the coding sequence ATGGAAATGAATACGCCGTATCTGCCGTTCTTCGGTTTTGAGAAAGAGCCCTTCACGGCGGATATCGCGGTGACGGATATTCTTGAAACGGATCAACTGGCGGCAGCGAAGAACCGTTTCGATTACAGTTTGGGTTTAGGGGCGATTTATCTGATCACCGGTGAGATCGGCTCCGGTAAATCCACGGCCATCCGTTATCTGGTAAACGGTCTGCATCCTTCCGAGTACAAACTCGTCTATGTTACCGCCACATCCGGTTCCATCCTGGAACTGTACCGCCTGATCATGGGAGAACTGGGAATGAAACCTGCCGGGACCTCCCGTGCGGCCATGACCGATCGAATCAAACGGGAAGTATTGGAATTGATCCACGGGAAAAAACAAAATGTCGTTCTGGTCATCGATGAAGCCTCTTTGCTCCGTCTGGAAGTCTTCGTGGAGTTGCATACGCTGTGTCAGTTCGAAATGGACTCGAAGCCTTATTTGCCCATGGTTTTGGCTGGCCAGACGCATTTGATCGACAACCTGCGATATCCGGGTTGTCTTCCTCTGGCATCGCGGGTGGTGGCCAAAAGCCATTTCATCGGTTCCAAAAAAGAACAGATGCAAACCTATCTTCAACATCATCTGACCATTGCCGGAATCGACCGGATGCTGTTCGAAGGTAATGCGATCACGGCGATCCACCAAGGATCGGGCGGCATCTTCAGGAAAGCCAATCACCTGGCTCGTGGTGCCCTGGTTGCCGCGGCAATGGGTCATGAAAAAACTGTCAACGCGGAACATGTGCGGCTTGCCGCATCCGAAATCTTTTAG
- a CDS encoding glycyl-radical enzyme activating protein — protein MLISNVQRFSTNDGPGIRTTVFLKGCPLRCSWCHNIETQNSHQEFYFFKNKCMRCGHCAEVCPEDVISLPGPNGEFPERDRNKCTLCMKCVDECPHGALELVGREWTIDEIIQEVEGDRQFYDNSGGGITASGGEPLFFPEFTAALLKRAKEKGIHTCLDTSGYAPWNDFERVLIHTDMVLFDLKCMDPKTHLKVTAVSNKIILQNLHKIKEIFGSTKRVRLRLPIIPGVNDDADFFESVANLARDLEDTVEGIDVLPFHNWAEGKYEQLDRIYTFAGTNSMLNEDVSNFASILKNYGFEVTVGG, from the coding sequence ATGTTAATCTCAAATGTTCAAAGATTTTCAACCAATGATGGCCCGGGTATAAGAACAACAGTTTTTCTGAAAGGCTGTCCTTTGAGATGTTCCTGGTGTCATAATATTGAAACTCAAAATTCCCATCAGGAGTTTTACTTTTTTAAGAATAAGTGCATGCGGTGCGGCCACTGTGCTGAAGTATGCCCTGAAGATGTTATCAGTCTTCCTGGACCAAACGGGGAATTCCCGGAACGAGACAGAAATAAATGTACCCTATGCATGAAATGTGTTGATGAATGCCCACACGGTGCATTGGAACTGGTCGGTAGAGAGTGGACGATCGATGAAATCATTCAAGAGGTTGAAGGGGATAGGCAGTTCTATGATAACTCCGGGGGGGGGATAACGGCATCGGGTGGTGAACCGCTTTTTTTTCCGGAATTTACTGCTGCGCTATTAAAAAGGGCGAAAGAGAAAGGAATTCATACATGTTTAGATACTTCTGGCTATGCCCCATGGAACGATTTTGAAAGAGTGCTGATTCATACGGATATGGTTCTTTTTGATCTAAAGTGTATGGACCCAAAGACTCACCTTAAAGTAACCGCTGTGTCAAACAAAATAATACTTCAAAATTTACATAAAATCAAAGAAATATTTGGTAGCACAAAGCGGGTAAGGTTGCGGCTGCCCATAATTCCAGGGGTGAACGATGATGCAGACTTTTTTGAATCGGTGGCCAATTTAGCCAGGGATCTTGAAGATACGGTGGAAGGTATTGATGTTTTGCCTTTTCATAATTGGGCTGAGGGCAAGTATGAACAGTTGGATAGGATTTATACTTTCGCAGGTACCAATTCAATGCTCAATGAGGACGTGTCGAATTTCGCAAGTATTTTAAAAAATTACGGCTTTGAAGTTACGGTTGGTGGATAA
- a CDS encoding ATP-binding protein, giving the protein MATAILDRLLHHCRVINIKGHSYRLRGHTFSKSDFATAGFSGLVAENGKKEVQ; this is encoded by the coding sequence ATCGCCACAGCCATCCTCGACCGGCTGCTTCACCATTGCCGGGTGATAAACATCAAGGGCCACAGCTACCGGCTCCGGGGTCACACGTTTTCAAAGAGCGATTTTGCCACCGCCGGATTTTCCGGGCTGGTAGCCGAGAATGGGAAAAAGGAGGTTCAATGA
- a CDS encoding benzylsuccinate synthase gamma subunit family protein has protein sequence MAKYGKSNHFFPIPEDAYDYEPGKGDFVVQMKDEKGTYWHLKPVFADQEMSEEDLKHSI, from the coding sequence ATGGCAAAATACGGAAAAAGCAACCATTTTTTTCCAATTCCGGAAGATGCATATGATTATGAGCCGGGGAAAGGTGACTTCGTCGTACAGATGAAGGATGAAAAGGGCACATACTGGCATTTAAAACCTGTGTTTGCGGATCAGGAGATGAGCGAAGAGGATTTAAAACACTCAATTTGA
- a CDS encoding IS1380 family transposase: MSKHSKNYRQSELKIQRIETTSDRLTGRAGLALFVAYMHGIQVFGWFDRWFGSIRKNRKGLAITELFKQVLCFFADGTSRRLAYFDQISRDEGYAGSIETPTEDMASSHQIKRFFKAFAWTRVFLFRRLLQALFIWRLRITQPDVIELGIDTMVMDNDDAKCRHGVKPTYKKKKGFQPLQMNWGRLIVDAAFRSGDKHSNHGDAVQNMIRHMVLKIRCDYRGDVPIIIRMDSGFFDQKIFELCERLHVGYVCGGKVYKDIKQMADNWDASKWKRFESGKKKAWKYAEFGIRQGNWKRFRRAIFCRLMHDDSKQLYLPGFRPDTIIVTNIGQGQAIDSMLEKAGAVEYLTTNGLVACYHERGRDELANRALKDFGHEQLPFKRFAPNAAWYYTMLVGHFLLESFKEDVSAPVLSIGSYASTVRRRLIDIAGKIVSHSGETILKVSKACVESLRLPELFERCRTAPVIE; encoded by the coding sequence ATGAGTAAGCATAGCAAAAACTACCGACAAAGTGAACTCAAAATCCAACGCATCGAAACGACGTCCGACCGGTTGACCGGAAGAGCCGGGCTGGCCCTGTTCGTGGCGTATATGCACGGCATTCAGGTTTTTGGCTGGTTCGACCGCTGGTTTGGATCCATCCGCAAGAACCGAAAAGGCCTTGCCATTACAGAACTTTTCAAACAAGTGCTCTGCTTTTTCGCCGATGGGACCAGTCGGCGCCTGGCATATTTCGACCAGATTTCTCGCGATGAGGGCTATGCCGGCAGCATAGAGACGCCAACTGAAGACATGGCCTCTTCTCATCAAATCAAACGTTTTTTCAAAGCATTCGCCTGGACTCGCGTGTTTTTGTTCCGGCGCCTTTTGCAGGCCCTTTTCATCTGGCGTCTGCGGATTACGCAACCCGATGTGATCGAATTGGGTATCGATACGATGGTCATGGACAATGACGATGCAAAATGCCGGCACGGCGTGAAGCCCACCTACAAGAAGAAAAAGGGCTTTCAGCCCCTGCAGATGAATTGGGGGCGTTTGATTGTCGATGCGGCGTTTCGCAGCGGGGATAAACATTCCAATCACGGTGATGCCGTGCAGAATATGATCCGGCACATGGTTCTTAAAATCAGATGCGACTACCGTGGGGATGTGCCGATTATCATCCGCATGGACAGCGGGTTTTTCGACCAGAAAATCTTCGAGCTTTGCGAAAGGCTTCATGTCGGTTATGTCTGCGGCGGCAAAGTGTATAAAGACATCAAGCAAATGGCGGACAACTGGGATGCGTCCAAATGGAAACGATTCGAATCCGGCAAGAAGAAAGCCTGGAAATATGCCGAATTCGGTATCCGGCAAGGCAACTGGAAACGGTTCCGCCGCGCGATTTTTTGTCGGTTGATGCACGATGACAGCAAACAGCTTTACCTTCCGGGATTTCGGCCTGACACCATCATCGTCACCAACATCGGCCAAGGCCAGGCGATCGACAGTATGCTGGAAAAAGCAGGAGCGGTGGAATATCTGACCACCAACGGCCTTGTCGCCTGCTATCATGAACGCGGCAGAGACGAATTGGCTAACCGAGCGTTGAAGGATTTTGGTCACGAACAACTGCCTTTCAAGCGATTCGCTCCCAATGCAGCCTGGTATTATACGATGCTTGTCGGTCATTTTCTGCTTGAATCGTTTAAAGAAGATGTCAGTGCGCCGGTATTATCGATTGGTTCCTATGCCTCCACGGTGCGCAGACGGCTGATCGATATCGCCGGAAAGATTGTCTCCCACAGCGGGGAAACGATTTTGAAGGTATCCAAGGCCTGTGTGGAAAGCCTCCGCTTGCCGGAGTTGTTCGAACGGTGCCGCACAGCGCCGGTTATCGAATAA
- a CDS encoding IclR family transcriptional regulator C-terminal domain-containing protein, translated as MDVLEQELDDTIKIGYACENQELRKGICRVVAPIFDHTAKLAGGIGVAAPAFRIGVEDFPKIGELVKSIAISNA; from the coding sequence ATCGATGTTTTAGAACAAGAGTTAGACGATACAATAAAAATCGGTTATGCCTGTGAAAATCAAGAACTCAGAAAAGGGATTTGCCGGGTGGTGGCTCCGATATTTGATCACACTGCCAAGTTGGCTGGTGGGATAGGGGTGGCAGCTCCGGCATTTAGAATAGGGGTAGAAGATTTTCCGAAAATAGGAGAACTTGTCAAAAGCATTGCCATATCGAACGCCTAG
- a CDS encoding enoyl-CoA hydratase/isomerase family protein, with product MNYNNILLNIENNVGRITINRPPLNILDLQTMSEIVSALEEIRNTKAIKAVVFTGAGTKGFSAGVEVRDHLPESVKEMLRVFHGMFRQMIKLEQPTIAVIDGFALGGGCELALFCDMVIASEKSVIGQPDITLGNFAPLALAAYPFFIARKKVYEFLFTGESISAQEANQIGLVNRVVPSSELKAAEDALVGSLLKLSSVAIRASKMAMAATFNEPFEKALDAIEGIYLNELAPSHDGLEGLVAFLEKREPVWKEE from the coding sequence ATGAATTATAATAATATACTTCTTAATATTGAGAATAATGTAGGCCGGATAACAATTAACCGACCGCCGTTGAACATACTTGATCTTCAAACTATGTCGGAAATCGTATCCGCGCTGGAAGAAATAAGAAACACAAAGGCCATAAAGGCCGTTGTTTTTACCGGGGCCGGAACCAAAGGCTTTTCTGCCGGTGTCGAGGTACGCGATCATCTTCCTGAAAGTGTTAAAGAGATGCTGCGTGTCTTTCATGGGATGTTCCGTCAAATGATTAAATTAGAACAGCCGACTATTGCCGTTATAGATGGTTTTGCTTTGGGGGGCGGTTGTGAACTCGCTCTTTTTTGTGACATGGTCATTGCTTCAGAAAAATCCGTAATTGGTCAGCCCGATATCACCTTAGGCAATTTTGCGCCCTTAGCCTTAGCAGCCTATCCTTTTTTTATAGCTCGCAAAAAAGTATATGAATTCCTCTTCACGGGAGAAAGTATTTCGGCGCAAGAGGCCAATCAAATTGGATTGGTTAACCGGGTCGTTCCGTCGAGTGAATTGAAAGCAGCTGAAGATGCGTTGGTGGGAAGTCTTTTAAAACTCAGCTCTGTTGCTATCAGAGCAAGTAAAATGGCTATGGCGGCCACTTTCAACGAGCCGTTTGAAAAAGCCTTGGACGCGATAGAGGGAATTTACCTCAACGAGCTTGCACCTTCTCATGATGGCTTAGAGGGGCTTGTCGCCTTTTTAGAAAAGAGAGAACCCGTTTGGAAAGAAGAATAA